One Amycolatopsis thermophila DNA segment encodes these proteins:
- a CDS encoding 3-hydroxybutyryl-CoA dehydrogenase yields the protein MADIQRVGVVGAGLMGSGIAEVHARAGADVAVTEVSRPALDAGRARIEKSLQRAVKAGKLTAEDADAALGRLTFTTDVGSFADRDLVIEAVIEQEQAKVEVFRSLDKIVERPDAIFASNTSSIPIMKLGMATGRPQQVVGMHFFNPVPVLPLVELVPSLLTGEETIKRADEHVTGALGKTVIRSQDRAGFIVNALLVPYLLSAIRMVESGFASAEDIDRGMELGTAHPMGPLRLSDLIGLDTVKAIAESMYEEFKEPLYSPPPLLLRMVDAGLLGKKSGRGFHSYS from the coding sequence ATGGCGGACATCCAACGGGTGGGCGTGGTCGGAGCCGGGTTGATGGGCTCCGGGATCGCCGAGGTGCACGCACGAGCCGGTGCGGACGTGGCGGTCACCGAGGTGAGCCGGCCGGCGCTGGACGCCGGGCGGGCCCGCATCGAGAAGTCGCTGCAGCGTGCGGTGAAGGCGGGCAAGCTGACCGCCGAGGACGCCGACGCGGCTCTCGGGCGGCTCACGTTCACCACCGACGTCGGCTCCTTCGCCGACCGCGACCTCGTGATCGAGGCCGTGATCGAGCAGGAGCAGGCCAAGGTCGAGGTGTTCCGCTCGCTGGACAAGATCGTCGAGCGGCCGGACGCGATCTTCGCCTCGAACACCTCCTCCATCCCGATCATGAAGCTGGGCATGGCCACCGGCCGCCCCCAGCAGGTGGTCGGCATGCACTTCTTCAACCCGGTCCCGGTGCTGCCGCTGGTCGAGCTCGTGCCGTCGCTGCTGACGGGCGAGGAGACGATCAAGCGCGCGGACGAGCACGTCACCGGCGCGCTCGGCAAGACCGTGATCCGGTCGCAGGACCGCGCCGGGTTCATCGTGAACGCGCTGCTGGTGCCGTACCTGCTGTCGGCGATCCGGATGGTCGAGTCCGGCTTCGCGTCGGCCGAGGACATCGACCGCGGCATGGAGCTGGGCACCGCGCACCCGATGGGTCCGCTGCGCCTGTCCGACCTGATCGGCCTGGACACCGTCAAGGCGATCGCGGAGTCGATGTACGAGGAGTTCAAGGAACCCCTCTACTCGCCGCCGCCGCTGCTGCTGCGCATGGTCGACGCCGGGCTGCTCGGCAAGAAGAGCGGCCGCGGCTTCCACTCCTACAGCTGA
- a CDS encoding RsiG family protein: MIEVRPGGRRRIDRVLNPGYVRGLADLSLGQLRERRDEAAQEETDLSYLRRLLHARIDIVRAEQERRRSGGGSIVDQLAAILSDNALRPARGSGRYQQLEPSRAGEYRRQAEALVGNADLTDVGALSDEKLAATLDDYRGEEASVSRRRREVQDVVDQLNAEIAARYAKGSASVDDLLAAERADDA; this comes from the coding sequence GTGATCGAAGTCCGGCCGGGCGGGCGCCGTCGCATCGACCGTGTCCTGAACCCCGGCTACGTGCGGGGCCTCGCCGACCTGTCGCTCGGGCAGCTGCGCGAGCGCCGCGACGAGGCTGCCCAGGAGGAGACCGATCTCTCCTACCTGCGCCGTCTGCTGCACGCGCGGATCGACATCGTGCGGGCCGAGCAGGAGCGTCGCCGCTCGGGTGGCGGCAGCATCGTCGACCAGCTGGCCGCGATCCTGTCCGACAACGCGCTGCGGCCCGCCCGCGGCTCGGGCCGGTACCAGCAGCTGGAGCCCTCGCGCGCCGGAGAGTACCGGCGCCAGGCGGAGGCGCTGGTGGGCAACGCGGACCTGACCGACGTGGGCGCCCTGTCCGACGAGAAGCTGGCCGCCACCCTCGACGACTACCGCGGCGAGGAGGCCTCGGTGTCCCGGCGGCGCCGCGAGGTGCAGGACGTGGTCGACCAGCTGAACGCCGAGATCGCCGCCCGCTACGCGAAGGGCTCCGCCAGCGTCGACGACCTCCTGGCCGCCGAGCGCGCCGACGACGCCTAG
- a CDS encoding DUF3073 domain-containing protein, with product MGRGRAKAKQTKVARELKYSTPDTDFAALQRELSGQSSNSHPHEEDEKYEDPYDPYADEYDDYRR from the coding sequence ATGGGGCGCGGCCGGGCCAAGGCCAAGCAGACGAAGGTGGCGCGAGAGCTCAAGTACAGCACTCCCGACACAGATTTCGCTGCGCTTCAGCGCGAGCTGTCAGGACAGTCTTCGAATTCTCATCCTCATGAAGAGGACGAGAAGTACGAGGACCCGTACGACCCGTACGCCGACGAGTACGACGACTACCGTCGTTGA
- the ygfZ gene encoding CAF17-like 4Fe-4S cluster assembly/insertion protein YgfZ — MPLVSPLLAAPGAVAPPDDHPEQGVPWHWGDPFAEQRTAARSVAVVDRSHREVLKVTGPERLSWLHLVISQHVTELAEGTGTEALVLDSHGHVDTHMVVAHVGDAVHLDTDPEPRVTSALPKGGKQTLREYLEAMKFWSQVEIADVTGELAILTLLGPEAGRILSTLDISLGTEPYRVVPFDGGFARRMPWPGRSSVDLVVPRDDLPEWWRRITDAGARPAGTWAFDALRVESLRPRLGVDTDEKTIPHEVNWIGSAAHVAKGCYRGQETVAKVFNVGRPPRRMVLLHLDGSPEIYPETGDPVKLGERVVGRVGSVAQHHELGPIALALLKRSAPVDAELLAGDEDRVVQAAVDPDSVPPEGAAPGREAAARLRG, encoded by the coding sequence ATGCCGCTCGTTTCTCCGCTCCTCGCCGCGCCGGGCGCCGTCGCGCCGCCGGACGACCACCCCGAGCAGGGCGTGCCCTGGCACTGGGGCGACCCGTTCGCCGAGCAGCGCACCGCCGCGCGCAGCGTCGCCGTGGTCGACCGCTCGCACCGCGAGGTGCTGAAGGTGACCGGGCCCGAGCGCCTGTCCTGGCTGCACCTGGTGATCTCGCAGCACGTGACCGAGCTCGCCGAGGGCACCGGCACCGAGGCGCTGGTGCTGGACAGCCACGGTCACGTCGACACCCACATGGTCGTCGCGCACGTCGGCGACGCGGTCCACCTGGACACCGATCCGGAGCCGCGGGTCACCAGCGCGCTGCCCAAGGGCGGCAAGCAGACGCTGCGCGAGTACCTCGAGGCGATGAAGTTCTGGTCGCAGGTCGAGATCGCGGACGTGACCGGTGAGCTCGCGATCCTCACCCTCCTGGGTCCGGAGGCCGGCCGGATCCTGTCCACTCTGGACATCTCACTCGGCACCGAGCCGTACCGCGTGGTGCCCTTCGACGGGGGTTTCGCCCGTCGCATGCCGTGGCCCGGCCGGTCCAGCGTGGACCTGGTGGTGCCGCGTGACGACCTGCCGGAGTGGTGGCGCCGCATCACCGACGCCGGCGCCCGCCCGGCCGGGACGTGGGCGTTCGACGCGTTGCGCGTCGAGTCGCTGCGGCCGCGCCTAGGCGTCGACACCGACGAGAAGACCATCCCGCACGAGGTGAACTGGATCGGCAGCGCCGCGCACGTCGCGAAGGGCTGCTACCGCGGGCAGGAGACGGTGGCGAAGGTGTTCAACGTCGGCCGCCCGCCGCGGCGGATGGTGCTGCTGCACCTCGACGGCTCGCCGGAGATCTACCCGGAGACCGGCGACCCGGTGAAGCTGGGCGAGCGGGTGGTCGGCCGGGTCGGCAGCGTCGCCCAGCACCACGAGCTCGGCCCGATCGCGCTCGCCCTGCTCAAGCGGTCCGCGCCGGTCGACGCCGAGCTGCTCGCGGGCGACGAGGACCGGGTGGTCCAGGCCGCGGTCGACCCCGATTCGGTGCCGCCCGAGGGTGCCGCGCCCGGCCGGGAGGCCGCCGCGCGCCTGCGCGGCTGA
- a CDS encoding aminodeoxychorismate lyase, whose product MRVLAFLNGTVADPDAPHIRVEDLGLMRGDGVFETVLVADGEPRELRPHLDRLARSASMLELPEPDDEAWQRATRTVIDNWTGGEFALKLVYTRGVDPAGEPTAFALGLEIDPKVFAARRDGVAVVTLERGIDPGLAERAPWLLLGAKSLSYAINMAAVREADRRGAADVIFTATDGSVLEGPTSNVIVAKDRTLYTPPPAIGILPGTTQAAVFRGAERAGWSTKIEPIRAADLTSADGVFLSSSVRKLTRVHTLDGTPLPDSTAIHAELAQAYESVYA is encoded by the coding sequence ATGCGCGTACTCGCTTTCCTGAACGGGACCGTGGCCGACCCCGACGCACCCCACATCCGCGTCGAAGACCTCGGTCTGATGCGCGGCGACGGGGTCTTCGAAACGGTCCTGGTCGCCGACGGCGAACCCCGCGAGCTGCGCCCGCACCTGGACCGGCTGGCCCGTTCGGCGTCCATGCTCGAGCTGCCGGAACCGGACGACGAGGCGTGGCAGCGCGCCACGCGCACGGTGATCGACAACTGGACCGGCGGCGAGTTCGCGCTCAAGCTCGTCTACACGCGCGGGGTCGACCCGGCGGGCGAGCCGACCGCCTTCGCGCTCGGCCTCGAAATCGACCCGAAGGTGTTCGCGGCGCGCCGGGACGGCGTCGCCGTGGTGACCCTCGAACGCGGCATCGACCCGGGCCTCGCCGAGCGCGCGCCCTGGCTGCTGCTGGGCGCGAAGTCGCTGTCGTACGCGATCAACATGGCCGCGGTGCGCGAGGCGGACCGCCGCGGTGCCGCGGACGTGATCTTCACGGCGACCGACGGTTCGGTCCTGGAGGGCCCGACGTCGAACGTGATCGTGGCGAAGGACCGCACGCTGTACACGCCGCCACCGGCGATCGGGATCCTGCCCGGCACCACGCAGGCCGCCGTGTTCCGCGGCGCCGAGCGAGCCGGGTGGTCGACCAAGATCGAGCCGATCCGGGCCGCCGACCTGACCTCCGCGGACGGCGTCTTCCTGTCGTCCTCGGTGCGCAAGCTCACCCGCGTGCACACGCTGGACGGCACGCCGCTGCCCGACTCGACGGCGATCCACGCCGAGCTCGCCCAGGCCTACGAAAGCGTCTACGCGTAG